A DNA window from Caulobacter mirabilis contains the following coding sequences:
- a CDS encoding MFS transporter, whose protein sequence is MSQGARLTAARKIAIGAGDFGFNLYWQTAGLYLLFFYTDGLGVPAATAGLIYMAALIWDAALDPVIGVIADRTRTRWGRYRPYFLFGAPLLAVTFVATFVGPAYPTVGAVAFAAGTHILFRTLYAVVSIPYASLFARITRDSAQRGDLAGIRMVFAALGAVGVAALTLPVVQALGTPEDPRRGWAIVGAVYGVLATLIILGVAWAAKGLDVADETPPAPRPVGQVLRSLLSNRALLLVLGAVLVSSFASTMFGKNLLYYFKYVVGKPELGSAALALSALVAVLFVPVWTVVIRFIGKRNTWLVGSIPGLAGLVLWHLADGHGLPMLFGSLALQAFGGASYVVCFWAMLPDTVEYGEWKSGVRTESLVFGLTVLGQKAALGLGAGFLGLLLTHVGYVANQAQTPETLAGIKAMMFWWPFVGGLISLALIFFYPLDRKTHGRMVEEIAARAGSTPVSNS, encoded by the coding sequence ATGTCACAGGGGGCGCGGCTGACGGCCGCCCGCAAGATCGCGATCGGAGCCGGGGACTTCGGCTTCAACCTGTATTGGCAGACGGCCGGCCTCTACCTGCTGTTCTTCTATACGGACGGCCTGGGCGTGCCCGCGGCCACGGCGGGGCTGATCTACATGGCCGCCCTGATCTGGGACGCCGCCCTCGATCCGGTGATCGGGGTGATCGCCGACCGCACGCGCACCCGCTGGGGCCGTTATCGCCCGTACTTCCTGTTCGGCGCGCCGCTGCTGGCCGTGACCTTCGTGGCCACCTTCGTCGGGCCGGCCTATCCGACCGTCGGAGCGGTGGCCTTCGCGGCCGGGACGCACATCCTGTTCCGGACGCTCTACGCAGTCGTCTCCATCCCCTACGCCTCGCTCTTCGCCCGGATCACCCGCGACAGCGCCCAGCGCGGCGACCTGGCCGGCATTCGCATGGTGTTCGCGGCGCTCGGCGCGGTCGGCGTGGCCGCCTTGACCCTGCCGGTGGTGCAGGCCCTGGGCACGCCCGAGGATCCACGCCGCGGCTGGGCCATCGTCGGCGCGGTCTACGGAGTCCTGGCGACGCTGATCATCCTGGGCGTGGCCTGGGCCGCGAAGGGACTGGACGTCGCCGACGAGACCCCGCCGGCGCCGCGTCCGGTTGGCCAGGTGCTGCGCAGCCTGCTGTCCAACCGGGCCCTGCTGCTGGTGCTCGGCGCGGTGCTGGTCAGCTCGTTCGCCAGCACGATGTTCGGCAAGAACCTGCTCTACTACTTCAAGTACGTGGTCGGTAAGCCGGAGCTCGGCAGCGCGGCCCTGGCCCTGAGCGCCCTGGTCGCGGTGCTGTTCGTGCCGGTCTGGACCGTGGTCATCCGCTTCATCGGCAAGCGGAACACCTGGCTGGTCGGCTCCATTCCCGGCCTGGCCGGCCTGGTCCTGTGGCATCTGGCCGACGGCCACGGCCTGCCGATGCTGTTCGGCTCGCTCGCCCTGCAGGCGTTTGGCGGCGCGTCCTACGTCGTCTGCTTCTGGGCCATGCTGCCCGACACCGTCGAGTACGGCGAATGGAAGAGCGGCGTGCGCACCGAATCCCTGGTCTTCGGCCTGACCGTGCTGGGCCAGAAGGCCGCGCTCGGCCTGGGCGCGGGTTTCCTGGGCCTGCTGCTGACCCACGTCGGCTATGTCGCCAACCAGGCCCAGACCCCCGAGACGCTCGCGGGCATCAAGGCGATGATGTTCTGGTGGCCCTTCGTCGGCGGATTGATTTCGCTGGCCCTGATCTTCTTCTATCCGCTCGACCGCAAGACTCACGGCCGCATGGTCGAGGAGATCGCCGCGCGCGCGGGCTCGACCCCCGTTTCGAACAGCTGA
- a CDS encoding tannase/feruloyl esterase family alpha/beta hydrolase yields MTRTRLALAMTAGAGALLAAGAAQAASCEDLAKATFKDATITSAKPYAAGDGVEIGVFGIPPLPTMKAFCRVEATLKPTPKSNVKVEVWLPDAGEWNGRFMATGNGGYGGSLGQPRLAMRPSLHKGYVTAGTDLGHSGDGSTGEDASWALNQPELIADFGHRANHVTAVFAKAVTAAYYGKGPNYSYFHGCSDGGREALMEAQRYPDDFDGIVAGAPANAWPRLMTSMAWSWKSAHADAASRIPDAKLPAIQAAALASCDKLDGVADGVIEDPRRCRFDPATIQCKDGDKDDCLTAPQVVALKALYQGPRDASGKPLFPGYPAGGEAVPNAWTLWVSGEKAQHPSFARSFYRNMVYSDAAWDFPANFDLGKALADTTKTVGPTLASDNPDMSAFAKSGGKLILFHGWADAAISPYATIEYYDAVRSKMTPAKADGFSRLFMAPGVSHCLGGPGPNSFDMLQSVVDWVEKGQAPEQVLATKYDNDYAALLDMPGANVVRTRPLCAWPKVATWDGKGSTDEAASFSCKVPAAK; encoded by the coding sequence ATGACCCGCACCCGTTTGGCCCTCGCCATGACCGCCGGAGCCGGCGCCCTGCTGGCCGCCGGCGCGGCCCAGGCCGCGTCCTGCGAAGATCTGGCCAAGGCGACCTTCAAGGACGCGACCATCACCTCGGCCAAGCCGTACGCGGCAGGCGACGGCGTCGAGATCGGCGTCTTCGGCATCCCGCCGCTGCCGACCATGAAGGCCTTCTGCCGCGTCGAGGCGACGCTGAAGCCGACGCCCAAGTCGAATGTGAAGGTCGAGGTCTGGCTGCCCGACGCCGGCGAGTGGAACGGCCGCTTCATGGCCACGGGCAACGGCGGCTACGGCGGCAGCCTCGGCCAGCCGCGCCTGGCCATGCGGCCGTCCCTGCACAAGGGCTACGTCACCGCCGGCACCGACCTGGGCCACAGCGGCGACGGCAGCACCGGCGAGGACGCCTCCTGGGCCCTGAACCAGCCGGAGCTGATCGCCGACTTCGGCCATCGCGCCAACCACGTCACCGCCGTCTTCGCCAAGGCCGTGACCGCCGCCTACTACGGCAAGGGCCCGAACTACTCCTACTTCCACGGCTGCTCGGACGGCGGGCGCGAGGCGCTGATGGAGGCCCAGCGCTATCCGGACGACTTCGACGGCATCGTCGCCGGCGCCCCGGCCAACGCCTGGCCGCGCCTGATGACCTCGATGGCCTGGAGCTGGAAGTCCGCGCACGCCGACGCCGCCAGCCGTATCCCGGACGCCAAGCTGCCGGCGATCCAGGCCGCCGCCCTGGCCAGCTGCGACAAGCTGGACGGCGTCGCCGACGGGGTGATTGAGGATCCGCGCCGCTGCCGCTTCGATCCGGCGACCATCCAGTGCAAGGACGGCGACAAGGACGACTGCCTGACCGCCCCGCAGGTCGTCGCGCTGAAGGCGCTGTACCAGGGCCCGCGCGACGCCTCGGGCAAGCCGCTGTTCCCGGGCTATCCGGCGGGCGGCGAAGCCGTGCCGAACGCCTGGACCCTGTGGGTCAGCGGCGAGAAGGCGCAGCATCCGTCCTTCGCCCGGTCGTTCTACCGCAACATGGTCTATTCAGACGCGGCCTGGGACTTCCCGGCCAACTTCGACCTGGGCAAGGCGCTGGCCGACACGACCAAGACGGTCGGTCCGACGCTGGCGTCGGACAATCCGGACATGTCGGCCTTCGCCAAGAGCGGCGGCAAGCTGATCCTGTTCCACGGCTGGGCCGACGCGGCGATCAGCCCCTATGCGACGATTGAGTACTACGACGCCGTCCGGTCGAAGATGACGCCGGCCAAGGCCGACGGCTTCAGCCGCCTGTTCATGGCCCCGGGCGTCTCGCACTGCCTGGGCGGCCCGGGCCCGAACAGCTTCGACATGCTGCAATCGGTGGTCGACTGGGTCGAGAAGGGCCAGGCGCCGGAACAGGTCCTCGCCACCAAGTACGACAACGACTACGCCGCGCTGCTCGACATGCCGGGCGCCAACGTCGTGCGCACCCGTCCGCTGTGCGCCTGGCCGAAGGTCGCGACCTGGGACGGCAAGGGCTCGACCGACGAGGCGGCGAGCTTCTCCTGCAAGGTTCCGGCGGCGAAGTGA
- a CDS encoding glycoside hydrolase family 78 protein gives MAAGVGATAPVVTAGPALAAGASAKVVDLRTDYIDRPLGLENPRPRFSWRLDGKARGLRQVAYQVQAAASEAQLGAGPWLWDSGKVESNRSFDVAWGGPALASRQPVAWRVSVWIEGRAGPIIGPASSFEMGLLDKADWKGDWIAAPDPEAEADRKAGMIWVFGNTMADPKPRRFRLKFDLPGKPVKAELLVTGKDRLTTVWLNGDEVPQPGWQPMWGTMRELDPGDRLQAGANVIGLEIATDPAALPKTPAVFSALLRATMADGSVVRVTSSTKWQTRPAEGADWTTDAGWLAVGSAQPWGLSPPWPARPAALLRRSFTVSRPVARARLYATALGGYEAQINGRKVGTGLLAPESTDFRKRALYQVHDVTGLLKKGENALGAFLADGWYGSAFSWNNGRWSFGPPPNRLKAQLELTYADGTVETIASDGSWLSGPSPILSSEIYNGEVYDARRELGGWSGPGFAAEGWAKAVAVETPEIALAGQVAPPIRETQRLKAKAVKTVAPGVHVYDFGQNFSGWVRLKVKGAAGTRVQLRFAEVIKADGGVDVANLRGAKATDVYVLKGQGTEVWEPRFTYHGFRYLELTGYPGQPPADAIEAVVIHSDAALTGTLRTSDPLIEQVWRNAVWSQRSNLVGLPTDCPQRDERLGWLGDAQVFWNAASYNMDVDAFTRRFMGDARTAQTKDGSFPDVTPFPASWDGSPGWADGGVILPWTLYRQYGDTGVIDENWDAMERWLKHIADANPDFRWRNKRGIDYGDWLNPEAVDRSNELTPKELIGTAFWALDAGYMAEMAEASGRTEAAERYRKLRADIGAAFVKAYVKPDGTVGSDSQTSHILALRFGLVPEDLRAASAKKLADDVIKRGNRLNTGFLGTPYILDALCENGHEDVAVALLQQRAFPSWGYMVDKGATSMWERWNGDTGDVSMNSYNHYAFGAVAGFMYRRLAAIEPLDAGFRRIRVRPVVDARLPYGGGTYDSVMGRIVTDWKRTEGGFSLDLTVPPNAEAEVHLPGAVVREGGKVVGEQGYVRILRREGDRVVVVAGSGVFRLVSSAA, from the coding sequence ATGGCCGCCGGCGTCGGCGCGACGGCGCCGGTCGTGACGGCCGGTCCCGCCCTGGCCGCGGGCGCCTCGGCGAAGGTCGTGGATCTGCGGACCGACTATATCGACCGGCCCTTGGGACTGGAAAACCCCAGGCCGCGGTTCTCCTGGCGGCTGGACGGCAAGGCGAGGGGGCTGCGTCAGGTCGCCTATCAGGTCCAGGCCGCCGCGTCCGAGGCGCAACTCGGGGCCGGCCCTTGGCTGTGGGACAGCGGCAAGGTCGAGAGCAACCGCAGCTTCGACGTCGCCTGGGGCGGCCCGGCGCTGGCCTCGCGCCAGCCCGTCGCCTGGCGCGTCAGCGTCTGGATCGAGGGGCGCGCCGGTCCGATCATCGGCCCAGCCTCGTCGTTCGAGATGGGCCTGCTCGACAAGGCCGACTGGAAGGGCGACTGGATCGCCGCGCCGGATCCCGAAGCCGAGGCCGATCGCAAGGCGGGGATGATCTGGGTGTTCGGCAACACCATGGCCGATCCCAAGCCGCGCCGGTTCCGGCTGAAGTTCGACCTGCCAGGGAAGCCGGTGAAGGCCGAGCTGCTGGTCACCGGCAAGGATCGTCTGACCACCGTCTGGCTCAACGGCGACGAGGTCCCTCAACCCGGCTGGCAGCCGATGTGGGGCACGATGCGCGAGCTGGATCCGGGCGACCGGCTGCAGGCGGGCGCCAACGTCATCGGGCTGGAGATCGCCACCGATCCCGCCGCGCTGCCGAAGACCCCGGCCGTGTTCTCGGCTTTGCTGCGCGCGACCATGGCCGACGGCAGCGTTGTGCGGGTGACCTCCAGCACCAAGTGGCAGACCCGGCCAGCCGAGGGGGCTGACTGGACGACCGACGCCGGCTGGCTGGCGGTCGGCTCGGCTCAGCCCTGGGGTCTCAGCCCGCCCTGGCCGGCGCGTCCAGCGGCGCTGCTGCGCCGGAGCTTCACGGTCTCGCGGCCGGTCGCGCGGGCGCGGCTCTACGCTACCGCCCTGGGCGGCTACGAGGCTCAGATCAACGGCAGGAAGGTCGGGACCGGCCTGCTGGCGCCGGAGTCGACCGACTTCCGCAAGCGCGCCCTCTATCAGGTCCATGACGTGACCGGCCTGCTGAAGAAGGGCGAGAACGCCCTCGGCGCCTTCCTCGCGGACGGCTGGTACGGCAGCGCGTTCAGCTGGAACAACGGCCGCTGGAGCTTCGGCCCGCCGCCGAACCGCCTGAAGGCTCAGCTGGAGCTGACCTACGCCGACGGAACGGTCGAGACGATCGCCAGCGACGGAAGCTGGCTGAGCGGCCCGTCGCCGATCCTGAGCAGCGAAATCTACAACGGCGAGGTCTACGACGCCCGCCGCGAACTGGGCGGCTGGTCAGGACCCGGCTTCGCCGCCGAGGGCTGGGCCAAGGCCGTCGCGGTCGAGACGCCCGAGATCGCCCTGGCCGGCCAGGTCGCCCCGCCGATCCGCGAGACCCAGCGCCTCAAGGCCAAGGCGGTGAAGACCGTCGCGCCGGGCGTGCATGTCTACGACTTCGGCCAGAACTTTTCCGGCTGGGTCAGGCTGAAGGTGAAGGGCGCGGCGGGGACCCGCGTCCAACTGCGCTTCGCCGAGGTGATCAAGGCCGACGGCGGCGTCGACGTCGCCAACCTGCGCGGGGCCAAGGCGACCGACGTCTATGTCCTCAAGGGGCAGGGGACCGAGGTCTGGGAGCCGCGCTTCACCTATCACGGTTTCCGCTACCTGGAGCTGACCGGCTACCCGGGTCAGCCGCCGGCCGACGCGATCGAGGCGGTGGTGATCCACAGCGACGCGGCCCTGACCGGCACGCTGCGGACGTCCGATCCGCTGATCGAGCAGGTCTGGCGCAACGCCGTCTGGAGCCAGCGGTCCAACCTCGTCGGCCTGCCGACGGACTGCCCGCAGCGCGACGAACGCCTGGGCTGGCTGGGCGACGCCCAGGTGTTCTGGAACGCCGCCAGCTACAACATGGACGTCGACGCCTTCACCCGGCGATTCATGGGCGACGCCCGCACCGCCCAGACCAAAGACGGTTCGTTCCCGGACGTGACGCCGTTCCCGGCCAGCTGGGACGGCTCGCCGGGCTGGGCCGACGGCGGGGTGATCCTGCCCTGGACCCTGTATCGCCAGTACGGCGACACCGGCGTCATCGACGAGAACTGGGACGCCATGGAGCGTTGGCTGAAGCACATCGCCGACGCCAACCCGGACTTCCGCTGGCGCAACAAGCGCGGCATCGACTACGGCGACTGGCTCAATCCCGAAGCCGTCGACCGCAGCAACGAGCTGACGCCCAAGGAGCTGATCGGCACCGCCTTCTGGGCGCTGGACGCCGGCTACATGGCCGAGATGGCGGAGGCCTCGGGCCGCACGGAAGCTGCGGAACGCTATCGCAAGCTCCGCGCGGACATCGGCGCGGCGTTCGTGAAAGCCTACGTCAAGCCGGACGGAACGGTCGGCAGCGACAGCCAGACCAGCCACATCCTGGCTCTGCGGTTCGGCCTCGTGCCGGAAGACCTGAGGGCGGCTTCGGCGAAGAAACTGGCCGACGACGTGATCAAGCGCGGCAACCGCCTGAACACCGGCTTCCTCGGCACGCCCTACATCCTCGACGCGCTGTGCGAGAACGGCCATGAGGACGTCGCCGTGGCGCTGCTGCAGCAGCGGGCGTTCCCGTCCTGGGGCTACATGGTCGACAAGGGCGCGACCAGCATGTGGGAGCGCTGGAACGGCGACACGGGCGACGTGTCGATGAACAGCTACAACCACTACGCCTTCGGGGCCGTGGCCGGGTTCATGTACCGCCGCCTGGCCGCGATCGAGCCGCTGGACGCGGGGTTCCGCCGCATCCGCGTGCGGCCGGTCGTGGACGCCCGTCTGCCGTACGGCGGCGGGACCTATGACAGCGTCATGGGCCGGATCGTCACCGACTGGAAGCGGACGGAAGGCGGCTTCAGTCTCGACCTGACCGTGCCGCCCAACGCCGAAGCCGAGGTGCATCTGCCGGGCGCCGTCGTTCGCGAGGGCGGCAAGGTCGTGGGCGAGCAGGGATATGTCCGGATCCTGCGCCGTGAGGGCGACCGTGTCGTCGTCGTGGCCGGCTCGGGCGTGTTCCGCCTTGTCTCGTCGGCTGCGTAG
- a CDS encoding DeoR/GlpR family DNA-binding transcription regulator, whose protein sequence is MHAAEREQLILQLMQDRGFIGFKELDRRIEASPATLRRDLDRLETEGRIIRVRGGARLPSAQGEPDRLSGDPFHENIGRQPAQKAAIGRAAAALCSPGEAVIIDGGSTTLQMCPHLAPLGLQVLTNSLHIVSALLPQTGTRITIPGGQVFREQNIVLSAFDEDGAGRFHAARMFMGAQAVSRHGVMQSDVLLVQSERRLLGRANEIVLMVDSSKFSASAGHVLCPLEQVAILITDDGLADADAQDVERAGARLIVAPVETRPARR, encoded by the coding sequence ATGCACGCCGCCGAACGCGAGCAACTGATCCTGCAACTGATGCAGGACCGAGGCTTCATCGGATTCAAGGAACTCGATCGGCGGATCGAGGCGTCCCCCGCCACCCTGCGCCGCGATCTCGACCGGCTGGAGACCGAGGGCCGCATCATTCGGGTGCGCGGCGGCGCTCGGCTGCCTTCGGCCCAGGGCGAACCCGACCGGCTCAGCGGCGACCCCTTTCACGAGAACATCGGCCGCCAGCCGGCGCAGAAGGCCGCCATCGGCCGCGCGGCGGCGGCGCTGTGCTCGCCGGGCGAGGCGGTGATCATCGACGGCGGCTCGACCACCCTGCAGATGTGCCCGCACCTGGCGCCGCTGGGCCTGCAGGTGCTGACCAACTCGCTGCACATCGTCAGCGCCCTGCTGCCGCAGACGGGCACCCGGATCACCATTCCCGGCGGCCAGGTGTTCCGGGAGCAGAACATCGTCCTCAGCGCCTTCGACGAAGACGGCGCCGGGCGCTTCCACGCCGCCCGGATGTTCATGGGCGCCCAGGCCGTCAGCCGTCACGGCGTGATGCAGAGCGACGTCCTGCTGGTCCAGTCGGAGCGCAGGCTGCTGGGGCGGGCGAACGAGATCGTCCTGATGGTCGACAGCAGCAAGTTCTCCGCCTCGGCCGGTCACGTCCTGTGCCCGCTGGAGCAGGTGGCCATCCTGATCACCGACGACGGCCTGGCCGACGCCGACGCCCAGGACGTCGAGCGCGCCGGAGCCAGGCTGATCGTCGCGCCGGTCGAAACCCGTCCGGCGCGACGGTAG
- the rhaI gene encoding L-rhamnose catabolism isomerase, whose amino-acid sequence MGLPLTEEAIASHNAPRHEALADEYDSLGRALARRGVDIAAVKAKVAGFSVALPSWGSGVGGTRFAKFPIPGEPTNIHEKLEDCAVVQQLSRATPRVSPHFPWDFVDDYDGLRQEAAALGLGFDAVNSNTFQDQPGQPRSYRHGSLTSTDAGVRAQAVEHNIECIEIGRKLGSQALTVWVGDGTNFPGQQSLGASLDRYLDSAADIYAALPGDWRMLLEHKMFEPAFYSTVISDWGSSILAAQELGPKAQCLVDLGHHAPNVNIEQIVARLHRFGKLGGFHFNDSKYGDDDLDSGSINPHQLFLVFNELVEAELNPRQGFNPAYMIDQSHNVTDPIESMLSSAEAIVGAYAKALLVDREALTAAQQSNDVMMGFQALRQAYRTDVTPILAMARAEAGGAIDAIAAYRASGWRERKAQQRKPVGLGAGIV is encoded by the coding sequence ATGGGCCTGCCGCTGACCGAAGAGGCGATCGCCAGCCACAACGCCCCGCGCCATGAGGCCCTGGCGGACGAGTACGACAGCCTGGGCCGGGCGCTGGCCCGCCGCGGCGTCGACATCGCCGCCGTAAAGGCCAAGGTCGCGGGCTTCTCGGTCGCCCTGCCCTCCTGGGGCAGCGGCGTCGGCGGCACCCGTTTCGCCAAGTTCCCGATCCCCGGCGAGCCGACCAACATCCACGAGAAGCTCGAGGACTGCGCCGTCGTCCAGCAGCTGAGCCGGGCGACGCCGCGCGTCTCGCCGCACTTCCCGTGGGACTTCGTCGACGACTACGACGGCCTGCGCCAGGAGGCCGCGGCGCTGGGCCTGGGCTTCGACGCGGTCAACTCCAACACCTTCCAGGACCAGCCGGGCCAGCCGCGCTCCTACCGGCATGGCAGCCTGACCTCGACCGACGCCGGCGTCCGCGCCCAGGCGGTCGAGCACAATATCGAGTGCATCGAGATCGGCCGGAAGCTGGGCAGCCAGGCCCTGACCGTCTGGGTCGGCGACGGAACCAACTTCCCGGGCCAGCAGAGCCTGGGCGCCTCGCTCGACCGCTACCTCGACAGCGCCGCCGACATCTACGCCGCCCTGCCCGGCGACTGGCGGATGCTGCTCGAGCACAAGATGTTCGAGCCGGCGTTCTATTCGACCGTGATCTCGGACTGGGGCTCGTCGATCCTGGCCGCCCAGGAGCTGGGTCCCAAGGCCCAGTGCCTCGTGGATCTCGGCCACCATGCGCCGAACGTGAACATCGAGCAGATCGTCGCGCGCCTGCACCGCTTCGGAAAGCTGGGCGGCTTCCACTTCAACGATTCCAAGTACGGCGACGACGACCTCGACAGCGGCAGCATCAACCCGCACCAGCTGTTCCTGGTGTTCAACGAACTGGTCGAGGCCGAGCTGAACCCGCGCCAGGGCTTCAACCCGGCCTACATGATCGACCAGTCGCACAACGTCACCGACCCGATCGAGAGCATGCTGTCCTCGGCCGAGGCGATCGTCGGCGCCTACGCCAAGGCGCTGCTGGTCGACCGCGAGGCGCTGACGGCGGCTCAGCAGTCCAACGACGTGATGATGGGCTTCCAGGCCCTGCGCCAGGCCTACCGCACCGACGTCACGCCGATCCTGGCGATGGCGCGGGCCGAGGCCGGCGGCGCGATCGACGCCATCGCCGCCTACCGCGCCAGCGGTTGGCGGGAGCGGAAGGCGCAGCAGCGCAAGCCCGTCGGGCTCGGCGCGGGCATCGTCTGA
- a CDS encoding bifunctional rhamnulose-1-phosphate aldolase/short-chain dehydrogenase, giving the protein MKIETESPAAQAEALPFAVPQSRWNEAEAAAMTPEALLLYRSNLLGSDLTVTNFGGGNTSAKLTAADPLTGEPVEVLWVKGSGGDIGSMKLDGFSTLYLDKFRATEALYRGVEFEDEMVGYLPHCTFNLNPRAASIDTPLHGLLPFAHIDHVHPDALIALAASSGGEAAVKAIWKGEIGWLPWKRPGFELGVQIREYVKANPGLRGVMLAGHGIICWAETAHACYENTVALIADAAEYLNGKLSGRPAFEGAAVPSLPAAERAALAASLMPRLRGNMPGDRAKVGHFSDDPEALEFVGSKAFERLAAIGTSCPDHFLRTKIAPLTLDPARLGDDAYLAEQFEIYRQGYAAYYQRCARPTDPKMRDPNPVVILVPGLGRITFAADKTTARLAGEFYGNAINVMRGAEAIGDYIGLPEQEAFDIEYWALEEAKLQRMPAPKPLVGKVALVTGGGGGIGRATAARLLSQGACVMIVDLNAEASESAQAELARTFGRDVVRSAVCDVTDEAQVADAFAACAREFGGLDILVANAGIASSAPIEETTVALWRKNYDVLAEGYFLTSRAAFPLMKLQKGGSIVFIGSKNALAATPGASAYASAKAASLHLARCLALEGASDGIRVNTVNPDAVIRGSRIWDGDWRKERAGAYGIDAGDELEAFYRNRSMLKRSVLPEDIAEAVYFLASDASAKSTGNIINVDAGNAQAFTR; this is encoded by the coding sequence ATGAAAATCGAAACCGAGTCCCCCGCCGCCCAGGCGGAAGCCCTGCCCTTCGCGGTCCCGCAAAGCCGCTGGAACGAGGCCGAGGCGGCGGCCATGACGCCGGAAGCGCTGCTGCTCTACCGCTCGAATCTGCTCGGCTCGGACCTGACCGTCACCAACTTCGGCGGCGGCAACACCTCGGCCAAACTGACCGCCGCCGACCCGCTTACCGGCGAGCCCGTCGAGGTGCTGTGGGTGAAGGGTTCGGGCGGCGACATCGGTTCGATGAAGCTGGACGGCTTCTCGACCCTCTACCTGGACAAGTTCCGCGCGACCGAGGCCCTGTACCGCGGCGTCGAGTTCGAGGACGAGATGGTCGGCTACCTGCCGCACTGCACGTTCAATCTGAACCCCCGCGCGGCTTCCATCGACACGCCGCTGCACGGCCTGCTGCCCTTCGCCCATATCGATCACGTCCATCCCGACGCCCTGATCGCCCTGGCCGCCTCGTCCGGCGGCGAAGCTGCGGTGAAGGCCATCTGGAAGGGCGAGATCGGCTGGCTGCCCTGGAAGCGCCCGGGCTTCGAGCTGGGCGTGCAGATCCGCGAGTATGTAAAGGCCAACCCCGGCCTGCGCGGCGTCATGCTGGCCGGCCACGGAATCATCTGCTGGGCCGAAACCGCCCACGCCTGCTACGAGAACACCGTCGCCCTGATCGCCGACGCCGCCGAGTACCTGAACGGCAAGCTGTCCGGCCGCCCGGCGTTCGAGGGCGCGGCGGTCCCGTCGCTGCCGGCGGCCGAACGCGCCGCCCTGGCCGCCTCCCTGATGCCCCGCCTGCGCGGAAACATGCCCGGCGACCGCGCCAAGGTCGGCCACTTCAGCGACGATCCGGAGGCGCTGGAGTTCGTCGGCTCCAAGGCCTTCGAGCGCTTGGCCGCGATCGGCACCTCCTGCCCCGACCACTTCCTGCGCACCAAGATCGCGCCGCTGACGCTCGATCCGGCGCGCCTGGGCGACGACGCCTACCTGGCCGAACAGTTCGAGATTTATCGCCAGGGTTACGCGGCCTACTACCAGCGGTGCGCCCGTCCGACCGACCCGAAGATGCGCGACCCGAACCCGGTGGTGATCCTGGTTCCCGGCCTGGGCCGCATCACCTTCGCCGCCGACAAGACCACCGCCCGCCTGGCCGGCGAGTTCTACGGCAACGCCATCAACGTCATGCGCGGCGCCGAGGCGATCGGCGACTACATCGGCCTGCCGGAACAGGAAGCCTTCGACATCGAGTACTGGGCCCTGGAAGAGGCCAAGCTGCAGCGGATGCCGGCGCCCAAGCCTCTGGTCGGCAAGGTGGCGCTGGTCACCGGCGGCGGCGGCGGCATCGGCCGCGCGACGGCGGCCCGGCTGCTGTCGCAGGGCGCCTGCGTGATGATCGTCGACCTGAACGCCGAAGCCTCGGAAAGCGCCCAGGCCGAGCTGGCCAGGACCTTCGGTCGCGACGTCGTCCGCTCGGCGGTCTGCGACGTCACCGACGAGGCCCAGGTCGCCGACGCTTTCGCCGCCTGCGCCCGTGAGTTCGGCGGCCTGGACATCCTGGTGGCCAACGCCGGCATCGCCTCCTCGGCGCCGATCGAGGAGACCACCGTCGCCCTGTGGCGCAAGAACTACGACGTCCTGGCCGAGGGCTACTTCCTGACCAGCCGCGCCGCCTTCCCGCTGATGAAGCTGCAGAAGGGCGGATCGATCGTCTTCATCGGCTCCAAGAACGCCCTGGCCGCCACGCCCGGCGCGTCCGCCTACGCCTCGGCCAAGGCCGCCTCGCTGCATCTGGCCCGTTGCCTGGCGCTGGAAGGGGCGAGCGACGGCATCCGGGTCAACACGGTGAACCCCGACGCGGTCATCCGCGGCTCGCGGATCTGGGACGGCGACTGGCGCAAGGAGCGCGCCGGCGCCTACGGCATCGACGCCGGCGACGAGTTGGAGGCCTTCTACCGCAACCGCTCGATGCTCAAGCGCAGCGTGTTGCCCGAAGATATCGCCGAAGCGGTCTACTTCCTGGCGTCCGACGCCTCCGCCAAGTCGACGGGCAACATCATCAATGTGGACGCCGGCAACGCGCAGGCCTTCACTCGCTAG